A stretch of DNA from Triticum dicoccoides isolate Atlit2015 ecotype Zavitan chromosome 2A, WEW_v2.0, whole genome shotgun sequence:
aaaatcagggagaaagaattatcacgatccacgagacgaaGCCGTCGTCACcttctgttcttcatcgggaggccaaatctgaagtccgtttggggcttcggagagggggatcttcgatcttcgtcatcaccaacccttctccatcgccaattccatgatgctccccatcgagagtgagtaattccttcgtaggctcgctggtcggtgaggagttggatgggattcatcatgtaatctagttagttttgttagggctgatccctgatatccactatgttctgaggttgatgtttctatgactttgtcatgcttaatgtttgtcactttgggcccgggtgccatgattttagatctgaactgtttatgttatcaccattatatccatgttctagatccgatcttgcaagttatagtcacctactgcgtgttatgatctggcaaccccggagtgacaatagtcgggccactctcggtgatgaccgtagtttgaggagttcatgtattcaccgtgtgttaatgctttgttccggttctctatttaaaggaggccttaatatcccttagtttccaattggaccccgctgcaacgggagggtaggacaaaagatgtcatgcaagttcttttcataagcacgtatgactatttacgaaatacatgcctacattatatttatgaactggagctagtgccatatcgccctaggttatgactgtcacatgatgaatatcatccaacaaattactgatccaatgcctatgaatttatcttatattgttcttgctaagttactactgctatcgtcaCTGTTGCACTACTACTTTGATACtgatcaccttgctgcagataattaatctctaggtgtggttgaattgacaactcggctgctatacttgcaaatattctttggctcccccttgtgtcgaatctataaatttgggttgaatactctaccctcgaaaattgttgcgatcccatatacttgtgggttatcatggcgaTCGCGGGGGGTCCCGATCTGCGCGGTGGCGTGCTGGCGCGGATGGCGgtgggcggcgcggggcggtggcCGAGGTCGGTCTTGACTTCGGAGTGGGGTGGCCTGCAGCGGTGCTGCTGCGGCCTGGTGGTTATCCGATCTGCGCGCGGCAACGACGGGTCTCTCCGGCGATGGTTCGTCTGCGTCGGACTCGGGTGAGCTCCCTCCCTCTTCTTTGGACTCAGCGACGGGCTTGTCAGGCCGAGGTGGCGCCATGGTGTGGTGGTGCGCGGGAGGCTTGCTGGTGGTGGCAGGGGACTTCGGGAAGGGGCAGGGTGCCCCCTCCGTTGCATCTGGCGGCCGTTgtgggtggccgccggagttccccTGGCCCTGATTCGGCCGCCGAGGTCATCGACTATGCCAAGGTGTCGGCTTTGGGGTGGAAGGCGAGCTTTCACTTCGTTCCGGTCAGCCGCGTCTGTTTGGTGTGTCCTGGTTGAGGGTGGGGCTCGGATGCCGTGGCAGCGGCCCGGTTGGTGGTAACCGGTGCTCATGGGCGGAGCACGCGGCTCGGGCGCTGTCCGATcagcatggccgtgtgggcggcgtgttGACCGGGGTGAGTCGTTCATCCAAtccagtgacgatgagtgttggccggggtgaaaatcCATTCTGCTTTGCCAAGCCGACGGCGGCGGTGTTCTAGCGCCGCCCCCTTCTTGAAGGTGCCGTCGCGGCATCTCATTTGTCGTCGGAGTGCTCTGGGGAAACTCTAATCCTTGGATTGGGCGGTGGCGACACGATGGTGTCGTTCCCTTGCTGAAGGCGCCGCTTTGGAACTCATTGCTCGTCTTACACGACTTCTCCTCTTCGCGGTGGCCCGCCCACAGTCGAGGGCCCTGACATCTTCGTAGTAGTGCTTATTGTGTTCATCTGATGTTGGCTAGGATTTTGTTGGGGTAGTGTTGCCGTTATCAGCGTCCTTGTATCCAGCCTTGGGTGGGTGTGAtgtggtgtgtgtgtgtttgtATCGGCAGGATTCGGTTGTTCGGtgatgctttatctataaagcggggaaaccctttttcttatATAATAAGTGTAGCCTGAAACATTATGGTATACTGAATCCAGCAAACTTTGCAGTTACGAAGGCCTTTTACGGAACTGATGTTGCTTAACATAAAAATAGAATGATTATCAGGGTTCAGAGATTCACTAATCATCGATGACATGCTCGGTAAAATTGAAGCTGTCGGCGCAACTATTGCTATTTTAAAATTGAAACTGTATATATACTTGTAGGGAATAAACCTGTTCTTCTAAATGAGGAATGGCCTCCCTGTAGCCAAAACCAATGCTCGCCCTATGATAAACCCTCACAAGGATTCTGATTGAGAGTCATCGTTCTTCTTTGGTCTAGCCCGAGCAACCTCGGGGTCGACAGTGTGCTGCTTGCACCCTCGAGGGCCATAGTGCTCCGAGCTCTTCCGCACCACCTTCCGGCACAGAGCACAATGATGAACCTGGCATCCCTCGCAGAAGACATGGTTGTTGTTTCCCAGCTGCTCACATCAGAGACAGAGTCTTCATTTACCAGAACCAAGTGAAAAATAAACTACAGCTATATTCAGATCACAGTAAAAAGGATCACCGATCCATATGATATTCGGAAGAGACCAAAACTTCACCTTGTAAGTTATCAGGTGGCAATTCGGGCATGGATGCGGTTTGTATCCACCCACTTTCAGTTTTTTCTGTAGCTCTTTGACAGCGTCAACCAAATCCACCTTTGCTGTCCGCTTCTCATAATCGATTCTGCATTGTTCACTTTCAAAGGGGAGCATAGGTTCAGATTTGGTATCCAGAGAATAGCTACCAGACAGCATATTTGATAGATCACATTTTTATCAGAAGAATGTACCTTGTATGAGCAGGAGTTAGTGGCTTGCCACAGCCATAGCAGAACAACTTACCACAGTTCTTAGAAAGCATATGGTTGCAGCCTGACACACGTGTGATGCCAGTACCACAATGCGGACATGGAACACAAGAACGAAGTATTTCCTTGATACTAGATAATTCATCCACCAATTTACTAGGTCCAGTACCGCCTTTGTTTAAGTGGCGTACCTTTTCACGTTCCtgtacaaaaaaaaaacaaaaaaaacacactCAACACAGTGATCTCAATATTGTTCTCATTGAACGGAACACCACTATGACAAATGATGAATAGCCCTAACAGAAATGCTGGAACTTCGAGCGTCCATTTTTCTAGAAATAATATCATATAAGTAAAAGGATGTATTCTGCTGAAAAGAAAATTGGTTTATGAATAGTTACTGTATCCAGAATACAGATATAATATATACGTAGAGTTATATTTGTTCTAAATGTGCGGAAGGCCTGGGCATCTTTGCATTAAGAAGAACGCCTTGATGAGGCAGCAAATAGAGTGATCATGTAATGTATTTTCTTTGAGTAAATTGCACTTCATGCCAGtatattgtgttgctagttgcatggaCTAGATATGTTCAAATGTTGCACATAACACCAGTTGGGCTACAAAATTTTGTCCTTTGGACCAGGTTCGGTTGGGACAAATACGGCATCAAAACCAAATGTGGTCAAGAATAGAGAATGAGCTGGTAGATAATACTTACTACAAAAAGGAGATATTTAGTGCTTAGAGGAATTCTGAACCTGCAAGGAGAGAAGTTTTTCTTCTGGAGTAAGGCATTTCTCCCCTATGTGACGACGATCTCTGCAGCGGGTGCAGAAGCTGAAGAGGCACTTGGGGCACTGGGCGTTGTCCTCATCTTCCAGGCAAGCTGTCTGACATCTTGGACAGTAGGCTACATCAGCCATTGCGTCTAGAGTCCTTTCAAGTATCAGTCTTTCCCACCTTTCAAAATCTGACTCTCCGAGCAACCTCTTTAGTAGATTAGGAGGAACAAAACCTCCGCATTTGTTGTCAGGGCACACAATTTTCATGACTGATCCTTCTTTCACATGCATCCGTGAGTATGTCTCCATGCAATTCCGGCAAAAGTAATGACGGCATGGAAGTTTTATGAAGTCGATGCCTGGTAGTAATCAAAAGATACAGATTTAACTTTTAGATATTCCAGACTCAGGACATGGTGGAACTTGGATTGTTCATGCTCATCTTGTCAATTATAGAAATTTTGTAAAGAAGCTCAATATTTAACTTTTGCAGGGAAGATAAGCTATCTTTAGGTGTTTGAGCTGTACCTTTGTTCCAGCAGAACATTCTAAATCACTTTGATTTACTCACAGTATATACAGGTAGCAGGGGCACCATGCAACAAATTCGTTAGTTTCGTCTAGGTATGGGGCCCAAAAGAATTTTGTATTTCCTTTGTCAGGTTTAACTTGTATACAAACTAACTGAAAAAAGTTTGAACTAATATTAACATAGTATTTTTTTATAATGTTCATTAGAGTGCGGGCATGTGCGGGATTTTATATGAAAACAGTATGGCATGTGAATAGATATGCCCTGCAATATCCAAATTCGAGTGTTTTATTGAAATGTATGTGCATTGCAAAGTATGCTAATTCTTATAATTGGGTATATACCCCAGGGCTAAAATTTCTGAAAAATATATCCAACTTTTGGATTGGATTTGTGCATTTGAAACCATGGTGCCCTGACTCCATGGAGCCCCAGTACGGTGTCGAATAGATACCTATTATCGCTAGCACTCTCCCTTACTGTTCAAGAACAACAAATTTAAGTTAGGAGTATGAAAGAGCTGGAGTTGTGAAATAACGAACTGTGAGTCTTGCATAAGTTAATCTATAATACATAACCCGGTACAGCAATTAGCACTTGTGGGAGTACATGAGCATGGATGGAGCATCCGACTTACCTTTGTACTCACTGAAACAGATCATGCAAACATGAAAGCCCTGAAGAAACGATTCttggcattgctcttcattgtagcTGATCAACTGTTGAACAACATCCTCTACAGACAGAATCCCTCCAACAACGCGAACATCCACATGATCCATCGTACTATCAGAATCCCTTATTACTATTCCGTCATCAAAACCAAGATGAGAGAGCGTAGAGCTCTGCAGCCATTGGACCCACTCAAAAACAACTTCCTGTCCAGGTTGCTGCGCCCAGAGCGATTCGAGCATGTCACATAGGGAGGAAATCTTCACACTATCCAACCATTGTACTGCGAGGGTAAAGTATGGAGAATGATGGCTTGGGTAAGATGGAGGCATAAGGCATGTCAGCGATATTGGAGCCAAGTGCTCGACACTGAATTTGGTTGGGTAATCATCAACACCTCGGAGTTCCGCGGACACACTGATACCATCTGGAATTTCGCAATATACATAGATCTGCAAAGAATTGAAAACAAAAGGAAAACTGTAACACAATCTTTGTTGATTTTTTGGTAATTGCTGGGTCCTGGAGTCTGAAACCAATTAAAACAACAATAATTTCCTCAAGAAGATAATAAATATATAAAACAGATATACCTGGAAATACCGTGG
This window harbors:
- the LOC119356370 gene encoding E3 ubiquitin-protein ligase RNF14-like isoform X2, with amino-acid sequence MESPHGAAPGEGGALSPSPEAVGMLHEMALRDSQQGEEPDLPDEQLRSYDQLQKDEVLPLLPHAGSGGNLNILGENSVPRYFQIYVYCEIPDGISVSAELRGVDDYPTKFSVEHLAPISLTCLMPPSYPSHHSPYFTLAVQWLDSVKISSLCDMLESLWAQQPGQEVVFEWVQWLQSSTLSHLGFDDGIVIRDSDSTMDHVDVRVVGGILSVEDVVQQLISYNEEQCQESFLQGFHVCMICFSEYKGIDFIKLPCRHYFCRNCMETYSRMHVKEGSVMKIVCPDNKCGGFVPPNLLKRLLGESDFERWERLILERTLDAMADVAYCPRCQTACLEDEDNAQCPKCLFSFCTRCRDRRHIGEKCLTPEEKLLSLQEREKVRHLNKGGTGPSKLVDELSSIKEILRSCVPCPHCGTGITRVSGCNHMLSKNCGKLFCYGCGKPLTPAHTSEQCRIDYEKRTAKVDLVDAVKELQKKLKVGGYKPHPCPNCHLITYKLGNNNHVFCEGCQVHHCALCRKVVRKSSEHYGPRGCKQHTVDPEVARARPKKNDDSQSESL
- the LOC119356370 gene encoding E3 ubiquitin-protein ligase RNF14-like isoform X1 is translated as MESPHGAAPGEGGALSPSPEAVGMLHEMALRDSQQGEEPDLPDEQLRSYDQLQKDEIYVYCEIPDGISVSAELRGVDDYPTKFSVEHLAPISLTCLMPPSYPSHHSPYFTLAVQWLDSVKISSLCDMLESLWAQQPGQEVVFEWVQWLQSSTLSHLGFDDGIVIRDSDSTMDHVDVRVVGGILSVEDVVQQLISYNEEQCQESFLQGFHVCMICFSEYKGIDFIKLPCRHYFCRNCMETYSRMHVKEGSVMKIVCPDNKCGGFVPPNLLKRLLGESDFERWERLILERTLDAMADVAYCPRCQTACLEDEDNAQCPKCLFSFCTRCRDRRHIGEKCLTPEEKLLSLQEREKVRHLNKGGTGPSKLVDELSSIKEILRSCVPCPHCGTGITRVSGCNHMLSKNCGKLFCYGCGKPLTPAHTSEQCRIDYEKRTAKVDLVDAVKELQKKLKVGGYKPHPCPNCHLITYKLGNNNHVFCEGCQVHHCALCRKVVRKSSEHYGPRGCKQHTVDPEVARARPKKNDDSQSESL